The nucleotide sequence GGAGGAGGCGAAAATGGGGAGGAAAGGAGAAGGGGAGGCCGGGGGTTTAAGgaggcggcaatgtcggtttggggaaccgacttgcgcggtcaagagcgcgagctggcgctcggctaGCGGCCAAAGCGGTGGCAGAcgggatgacgccggcgggagaggaaaaaggaggaagggaaaaaggaggaggagaaaggaaTTCTctcctttgccgattcgggaaaaggagagtgggcgcggggcgacgacgcggcagagggaggtgAGGCGCGGCCTCCGGGCCTTGGCggctagcgcgcggagtggcgggggccggcgatgacgacggcgggcggtttggagcggagcggcgacagcggcgactgGCGCGGGCagagctgacggcggcggcgaccgggcggtcggccactcggcttGCGCGGGCGCGAGGcaacgggcgacggcgcgcgggggggtggggggaaaaggcggggcgcgggcggctcacgcgcgcacgcgcgcggcgcgcgggcaaaGCGGCGGGATCGGGAGAGAGCGAGGGAGCGCGAGGGAGAGAGCgcccggggagggagagagagagagagagggaaatgggccgggggggagagatgggccgggggggCAAGGTAGActttgcggaggaattgattcggaagatttggattcggaatttgaactcgacgatagatcggggattgagatcttgagatggcacggacactagacaacaatcaaAGGAAcaaaatttcgcaattagggtttttgagagataattttcccgctaggcgccacgacggaacgggcgctacacaccattttttaaataaaaaaatactgactggattgccatgTGTACGTCCCATAGGATAAAACCGCTTCGGATTGTGTCGAGGGAGGTTATTCATCCAGTATAGATAGTTCAGGGTTTAAAACGTCCGattttgtggttcaagggatAATTCGTACCGTCAGTGATAGTAGTGATAGTCAGGGGATtatttgtactttttccttagtaCTATCGTTTGGCAGTACGCCAGTACCTTATCAGTCCAACAAATTAAATGTGCTCCGTCTTTAACGTTGGGATGCCACTTCCCTGTTCCTAGATTACGTTCCGATCTTTATCCCATAATAACAAAAGGCTATTCCCCATAAAGCTCAGATTAGTGGTTATGCCTCGCCTCCTAATGCAAGTTTTATAGTGGAGATGATAGTTAACCTTAATTTAGTCCATATCATCAACTTATTAATTAAGAGGCAATACATAGAACAAATTACCTCTAGCACACTTGTCCCAATACATCGTATTAAGGTCATCTTTGTTTAGGTtaataagccaacttataagtcgaaaagtctaagctTAAACAAACttttcatttggcttttttgaagtcATAAGCCATTCTAACACCATTAAgtcaaaagctaggttggagaagctttttttatCTTATGTGAGGTcgatgtatgactccaccactaaacttaggacattaaatccactgcTTACAAAATCATAAGCCAATAAACTGATTTAAAAGTCTAatcctaaacaaagagggcctaattTTACTTTATTTGTTTCCTATCAATTCATTGGTCTCTTGTTCTTATCtatcttagagtttgtgtaGAGGTAGCCCTTGCATGAGAGGTggcttcttctctcttctttcatATCTCTCATCCACCTTATCGTATGAGCTTACATGGCACCTAGAGACAAGTGCGTAGAGGCTTGTAGTACTTGCCTTAATAAACTACTCGTATTGTATATATTACTATGCTAGTGATAACTGCTACAAATACATCATTGAGTATGCAACTTATACTGATTAAAAAGAACTTTACCCCGGCTAACTAAAATATAGGAGAACCCTCTATACAACATATATAAACAAATTTACATATACTATATAACACGATGTATAAATCAATTATCACCAAAGTCAACCCATGTACTGTAATCTGCCCTTTCTGTCCCCCAATATTCTTTTGTTGCTGCTCCGTATGCTAATTCATAAGACCAAATGTTTGAACCACATGTTTCAAGGTACGTATCTGCGCAGAACGGTAACTTTGGTACGAATGCCAATTGGCCATCGCGAGCAACAAGATCAACGTGGACGGTCTCAGGCCACTTATAGAATCTTGGAAGGAATATCATATTCTGCATCCACTTAAATTTGGACCtcttcatcatcgtcgtcagCGATCCAGTGAATATTGTTTGGCCTTGCAAGCTCTCTACCTCCTCCCACTCCATCGTTTGATCATTAAGCTTGACAACATGGACAACCTTCCCACGGCGTCCTATTAGTACAACCATCAACTCACCTTTATTGGACTCGACCAAGTAGCTGTCTTCACATTTGAATCCGAAGCCGTTGGGCTTGTTAAGAATCTCAAACCCTTCATCAGGCCTGCAAGGATTATACACCACCAATTTCCCGTCTTGAGCAAGAAGGTATAGCAAACCGTTATGGAGGACAGGGTTGGTGACTGGTGATGCCCGAAGCCGTGGACAGTAGAGATGATTCTCCGTCGACTTCCAGCCCTCCCACTCATCACTGGTGTGTCGAATGGAGCTAGCAACCTTGATGGTGATAGTTGCCTTGACACCAAATAGCCTCTCATCATCACGGTCGGAGACGACAAAATTAAACAACATATAAGGTTCTTGCGGCAATACTTCAACGAGGGCGCCGGTGACAAGGTCGATATCATACACCAAGGCTTTGTCCGCGCACATCTTGAGGTGCCGTCCCGTGGAGCAGCAAATCTTCGCGCCAGGCACCTTGAGAGTGTCATCGACCTCGAAATTCTTATCGTAGTAGGGGCTATAGTATCGGATGTTGGCGGTGCCAACCTCGGCGGTGTTGAGCAGGAGCGGAGTGATCCACGCCGGGTAAAAGGGACAGAGCGACGCGGCAGAGCGCCAGTGCCGGCACACCAACGCGACGCTCGGGTGGCTCGACCACCGCAGACTCCCCAGAATCAGGACGAGCACGTCCGTCGGGAGAGACGACCAGCCCCGAGCCTGTGACGTCGATGCCATCTCGATCGCTTGCTCGATCTCGCCGGTTTAAACCGTACCCAGTGCCGGCCTGATCGGGAGAGACGACGTGAGCGCGGTGTGTATCTTCGTCTGCCTATGGCGTTAATTTTCTTCCACTTATGACTTGCTAATATGTACGTAGGGCGCAGTGGAGCGAAAATACCAATCGGTTTACATGTGGGAGTTGCAATGCGATCCGAGTTGTCCGGGGAAAAACAAACCTACACGTAAACGTACATACGTGTGCCGCTGGCCGGCACGGTATAGCTCTGCTGCACGTACGGTCGGCAATTTGGAACGGTGATTTTCCTTAGAAAgggatcggattttttttctactagaaaaaaatgcccgtgcgttgcaacgggtgaaggctattttaattatattattgttatgcTAGAAAAATGCACATGCTTCGTTATGGGTAAAGCAACAGTTAAATGCTATAAAGTCTAGAgttaacatgtatatatatataataatgtttCAAGATAGATAAATTATTCATTAGGCTAATGATAATCACGCCGGATAAAAacacgctctctctctctcaacccTTGTGTGACAAACTGTGATATCATTGCACTGGGTAATGGTGAGGTGAATGAAATTTGACCTCAATGATTTATTGAAGCACCTTTATAGTTATCACAAATGCATATTTGTGTTTGGATAATTAATCCGCTCTACACGTGCAGGATGTGAATGATGTCCCTAACACATGGTCCCGATGATTGTAGCATTGGAGAAACGGACGTTCGAGCAACGCACCTTTACGTATAAGTAAATAATGAATTTTTTTGGGAGttcattaattattttaaactacATTTTTTATGACACTTTTATAATCTTTTTTCATAATTGATGATTGCTATAACATTGCATTGATTATAATCACAATGCAACAGTACAGTGCTATGCTCTAACCGACAAAACCTGAACAGTGCCAGCCGTACCATGccgttcctttttcttttgtagaAAACCtcttagcacataattaattgagttttattattaaaaaaaattaagaaaaaatatctaGTATTTTATATCAACttgtatatagaaagttttaaaAACACGCTAACAAAAATCGAGATAGAAGGAACGGAGCCATGGTGTGAAGTTTCACGCCATGCACATATTCAATTTTcatgtatttttaaaaaataccggTTGGTTCACGTGTTTATactgatttttttatataatataataatctttatttttcgAATTAAAAACTGGTGCACTATAAGATTTCAGAATCACTAAAAGTCTGTTAAAGAAAGAGGTGCAGAACTTTTGATTTTTCAGCCATCGGATGTGCATGATCCGTGCTAGTggttgagagaaaaaaaaatacgcGCAAATATGATTTGGGACGAGGGAgggaaagtagacttattctagGGCCTAGGtcaacatatatttatattgatttttgtGAATATAATttaattgtttttaattttCGAATTAAAAACTGATAAGATAAAATTTCATAATCAATAAAAATCTGttgaaaaaagagaaataaaatcgAAGGCAAATATAATTTGATGTGggggaggcaaagtagacttattttaaGAGAGGCCTATACAGTGCAAGTAATAATACACATGTAAGAGATATTACGGTATATAGATTGAAACCGAGAGGAGCGGTGGCTGGCCTGTGCTGCTGTGCTGCCTGTCTATTTTATAAGAAGGCTCGTGTTTTGCGCTGTGAATTAGATTCCAACTCGACTGAATAATCGAATCAGATTCGAACTCGCCGTAACCGCGTGGGGTTCGCGTACGCGCGCTGCCACAAAACACCATAACACCAGTCCGACCGCGCTCCTTATTCCGACCTGATGCTCAGCTCTCTACCGATATTGTACTACATCTCTTCTCTAGTatctctactactccctccgtattagAAACATAACAATCGACGCCATCAGATCAGATaaccaacattttttttttgaaccaaAAGTTTGCATAGACAtcctgtcacaccccaatccagCACTACCATACAACGGCACCTAACGGGACCGTGTCGTAAAAAAAACGGTGtaaaccgcttcctacgaaaccgcgatatCGGTAGCAGTCCCAgtacatagtgctggtaccgaCGGTGACAATAATGAaccattgcaatccttaaattaaataaatgaCTTATCTACCTTAACTTAAGTTGCAACCCTAGTAAAAAAAAACGGACCAGCCCAACGGTTGAACCGGAAAAAATCGGAACCAGCCCCTCAGCCGGTTCGGTTTGCTGTAAGGACCGGATATGCCATCGAACCAGTCACAACCGGATGAACCGGGCGGTTTTTGGTGAAAACCGGCGAACAGGACGCATATGAACAAGCGGTTCTGGCGAGCACGTGGACCAGGCTACAAAGGCCCACTAGGCTTATAATTGAGAATTGTCACCACCCCTACATTCACCTCAAACCTACTGCGGGAGACGGAGCAATTACCGGGAATTAATTACCTAGAGCTAGCtaaacactaaagcaatcaATATATTTTACTGGATTACAGGGAACAAGATCCCGCacgctaattaggaactaaccaagagttAATTCTCACCgagcaaatcttaattactcagaatgataATTATATTAAAGATGAGTAATTaacaaagtaaaataaataagaagatgattaccgacaactccagaattcctccgacttcttctactatACTCTCTCCctaattctagtatacaaaAAAGTACAATAAaacctcttataattcagctcaagcttggagtgTGTGGGTGAAGTGAGAATGGGAGCTCAatttataggcaggtaatggTGGTTATAACTATGTGAATTGTAGGAATTGCCCTACAACCACCATCAGGAGACCATCTAGAACGTCCATTACAAAACCTGGATTCAACGGTGATCACcagggttcagccgaacctgggctgggccccCAGATTTGGTCTGGGCCTCCTCGCTGCTCTGCCTTATCCATTTATTCGGTAGTTGGGCCCATGTTCTGATGTTTTGATGGAGTTTAGGAGCCCAGCTCTTGTATGGATAGAATTCTTCTTCACTTAAGTCTAAATTTCCTCCCAACTTTGGTGGTTTATCACCTGCATCCAAATATACACGAAAAATGTTAGAattaaaccctaccactatgtttGATGTATTATTAACTAtgttttatgcaggtattggCAGCATAGAATTGTCATTTAATAGCTGCCAACACTGGTATTTTGCAATCAGTTTTGTTTTCGAGTTTTCAACAATCTAAGTGTGTGATTTCCACGACCAGAGTGAGACGAGTCTTAGCTCGGTCGGGGGTGAGAAGTTACAAATTGATTTGCATGTTTTGCACAACTCCCTGAGTTGACCTCAAAGTTGGTTTTCCCAACCAAACGAATTTCCCAATCTTTCAGAGTTTGGTTGTCTCCAAACAACCAGGTACTTCTTGGGACTGGGCAACAACCAGTTACTTCTAGGGACTCCCTGTCCCACTGTCTCCTTGATAGCCACTTGCTTTTCCAAACATCAGGTTTCCCAAACCACAACACCTTTTCACAAAGCAGGGTAACACAAAATCTACGCTAAGGAATCAGTCCTTAAAAGTGACCGCACAAGCATCACGCACAGGAATGGACTTGTGTCGCGAGTTTTGTTTTTAAAACTCACATTCTTTCACAAGGCACCGACCTAGGCGTCGGGTTTTCCAAAGCTTTTATaaaccaagttttacccaagatgtttctcatattttaaatttgcaagcgaccgtcgatactcgcacaacgtgcacgaatatcgaggcgcaacaaggtggttacaagggaacatgatataacatttaacaatggaaggatcaaatgcaacaagttaggtaggtccgccagtCTGCCTTGCAGACGAGGCAAACAGTTCCagtgtgtcacgcccagaaattcacgaactagaatttctaagctgaatgtgcattaaaccccctgtccaggaccagccagggtacacaaacgacaattgttgacatacagatccacgtcttacaaaaatataaaagattacaaatgcagcggaaaagataaaagcgagataagcctgaagacttgactcctgcagcgggcgattccattccacagacaacccttgacggcagcgacgaaaccaacctcttcgagacatcaCCAACTGAGAAGAatttcaactctggtgtgggggaaaagagagcaagactgagtactacccactgtactcagcaagtcataccggaagaggaggtatgatgcaagatatatccaagggaggctaaagatTCTTTTGCAaaaagccggcatttcaaagcagtagttgaaaacagtaaaacaatttcagtaattaatcaatattgaccaatcactgctcaacgctacaccacgttgagacaggcccaaaccaccacctgaactaaccagttccaaaggctaactaggggtgagactaatcacggtgaatctggtcgaccgcccataaccgcgggcacggctattcaaatagttttactctgatcagaggtgtacaactgtacccacaagacacagccccacgacacgttcccgtgcgccgacatgccaccacgacataccggaaagaggccgtgacaggactcttcgcataaccccctctaaccgatcgcaccacaccttagggttcgcccccgtccccagcaggcaacgggcagcccccctttcgtgccgtggtgaatccggaagccgatcaaccggacacctcggccgacccatgtaacgccccgattttcgttcgggattaaaatttatttaataatacattttctagaaattaaataaaagttaaagcaatttaatcaagtgaaattatggaggaaattaaaatttcctttaaaaatcattggctggaaatattttgtaatattctttgtgccctaatgtactctccggaattttccgtgaattttcggagctcaagaagtaattttaatagcacaaagttcatccaatcaatttaaataaagagaaaacaaattaaatttccATCCTCACCTTTTGGGCCGTTTTCGGCCCAATCCACCCCTTCCTCCATCCCCCCCCCCATCCGGCCAGGCCGgcctctttttcctcctcggcccgctcggcccTCTCCCTCAAAGTCTGCTTCCCCCCCAACCGGTCACCCCTCTTCCTctggctgacaggtgggacccttggccccacctgtcatctcctacCTCTAGCTCCATCCccaaccgccgccatggccgccaaatcctcccacgtcgccgcctctcccgcgggACTCCCTCTCCTGCGCGTGCGTGGACGCGGTCGTcgcccacgtccgcgccgtttccccccctctccccgcaaaatccggccacgtcgccgcctcccgcatctctctctcctcccacgtcgccggccggttTCCACCCCTCTCGGGCTCgatcccgcctcccctcccctataaagAGCATCCCCGGGGCTTCCTCTcccatttccccctcctccccgagcCCGCGGCGCCTTTTCCCGCTCTCCCCGCGCGAGCCCCAGCTCCGCCGCTCCTCGGCGAactccagccgcgccgcgccgccgctcccgttcACCCCGCactgcgccgtcgccctccccggCACCGCAGCAGCCGTGCGCACCCCGTCcaccgctccatttcccctctccaCCTTCGAAGCGCCGCAgccacgcgcaccacctctttccgccgccaccgccggctccagccgcctcttctcgccgcttcagccaccgccgtgccgtgccgtcgccaccgtcggcaTCGCCGCGCCGAGCTCCACCCCGTCCTACACCTCTTTTCCCCAATCTCCCACCAAAATTCCACCTCCACTGTCCACCCGAGCCGCCTCAACTataccgcctccagccgccgcctctcgccgctctagccgtcgccgcgccgcgtcgccgcgctCCACCGCACCCTGGCTGCCGCTCCATTCCGTCCAGAACCCCACGGGAGCCGCTTTTCCAAAGTCAAGGTGAGCTCCACTCCgtatcgccgccgtcggccgtcgtTTTTGGTCGCTCCGTGCCGGCTCTTCCCTCCCTAACCGCTCCAATATCTTCCCCAGGTCTTGCCGGCCCTCGGCCGCGGCTCCGTTGTGGTCGGGCGTCGTCGGAACGCTGTTCCCGTCGCCTCCcatcccggccgccgccatcctttccgccgccggtcgtcgccgagGCCGCCCGCGCCGTCTTCCCGAgaaggcgtcgccgccgcccgttgcccctcgccgccatggcgctCGGTGAGCTCTCCCTCCGTCTCCCCTCCCTTTTTCCCTGCATCGGCCGCTTCCCGtgcccgccgctgcgccgcgtcTTGTCGCCGGCAGCCGTccggccatgcgccgccgccggcgttcgGGTCCATGCCGCTGCCGCGCGCTGGCCGTGGCCCGTTGCTCACCGTGGACCACTGTGGTCTTGGTCCACGGTGTAGCCAGTCACCgtggtggaccgagtccaccgtGGGCCGCCCCCTTGGCctgctgacgtgtggggcccgcctgtcggcgccggccctTTGCTGACGACAGCGCTTGTCATTTCCTTtgagaaattaattattaattgcgcaataattcggtttaattctagaaattcatttaaatggctcaaaacttctaaaatccatatctaattcattcgaactccgaattgagccgttcaacttgcaaaattcatctaaaattgagctctacatgtttgtttactttttatgtactgttttcttggtttttattagtgtttttcctcattttgcgtgccagcgtgtagaatccgtcgtttcggaggtccgcggtcgcgaggaaaagagttcggaagattgttttgaagaagcaaggcaagtcacacattccccttgagcatattgagccTATTTTATAAATGTTtcaccgtttgcaaataaatatgcatgttttgctaattacatgggatctggGTAtcacctatctgctcgcttgtgccatgtttacttgatatctgtcctttgtcaaccttgggtaataaataaactagctcatgttacttatgtgacctagctagaactatatgcttagccctgcttaaataacactagctcagttgatgggataattacaatattagacctttttagtatcagaatgagctgcgtgctcaagacatctggccatgcttcatggtcgtaattatccaactaaaatgcgactacatggtgggctgtgggtgcatggttttgctagtcgcacccatggcaattaaggaccggttcgcgggaaaccctggaagaatttatcgtgcttaccacaagccagcgtgggcaacggctgggcttgtagtgtagctttcctctagctgacgcatccaggcaagggtgggcgtgatggagtttggatgggccctgcgacggcctatgcggcttccggattcacctaggcacgagaggggactgcccgctgccttgcgaggagtgggggtgaaac is from Oryza sativa Japonica Group chromosome 9, ASM3414082v1 and encodes:
- the LOC107275401 gene encoding uncharacterized protein, which gives rise to MASTSQARGWSSLPTDVLVLILGSLRWSSHPSVALVCRHWRSAASLCPFYPAWITPLLLNTAEVGTANIRYYSPYYDKNFEVDDTLKVPGAKICCSTGRHLKMCADKALVYDIDLVTGALVEVLPQEPYMLFNFVVSDRDDERLFGVKATITIKVASSIRHTSDEWEGWKSTENHLYCPRLRASPVTNPVLHNGLLYLLAQDGKLVVYNPCRPDEGFEILNKPNGFGFKCEDSYLVESNKGELMVVLIGRRGKVVHVVKLNDQTMEWEEVESLQGQTIFTGSLTTMMKRSKFKWMQNMIFLPRFYKWPETVHVDLVARDGQLAFVPKLPFCADTYLETCGSNIWSYELAYGAATKEYWGTERADYSTWVDFGDN